A DNA window from Camelina sativa cultivar DH55 chromosome 17, Cs, whole genome shotgun sequence contains the following coding sequences:
- the LOC104754694 gene encoding SNF2 domain-containing protein CLASSY 3-like, with the protein MEWIGKRVKSRSRQRLQVVNKRKKTEVEAPVISPPKKRRPRRIKDPDSDVEDITPTYHNSVPPPVQENDRYSAGLRAGSVQNNSVKESFSRIIRDLNVEKSGPSSSRFRDGSEQHTSVKETSFRVSDLDVGKNSVPSSFGFRDVSEQNTCVKEKCSPEIGDLNVEKSGPSSSKLRDLSEPNTCVKEKCSPEIGDMDAEKSGPSSPKLRDVSEQNTCVKEKCSPETGDLDVEKSGSSSSKLRDVSEQNTCVKEKCSPEIGDLDVEKSGPSSSKLRDVSEQHTCVNEKFSPEITNLDVGISVPSSSKLREVSERNKYVMDMCSPEARGLVVVKPVPAEIEILSDSESEIGARASARKKLFEDTSRIVESLSDGNSTSETEGDEEENAESPDNNTKDDITVHSLSSEDPSSSSSSSSSSSSSSSSSSSSSSSSSSSDGEFNLKEVVRDNTDDDDFLKVSLPVRNVSIAERKPLVRYKRSGTGLTKPRKEDKKIRRLNHREEEKEEERDEVVEVVIKQPSNPVFTCTHCGKENTGVLESPSSFMRPLALRDEIEDVKYFASTIASKYEDSIFINSGKSPEKPSRPELENPETGKEVKTLENPSTSRPEVFTSEKAKEVQARERSSTYRPEILSPEVFTSEKAKEVQARERSSTYRPEILSSVKAKEVVQALEKPSRPEIQNLEKAKEVQAINRLGSVIPAVAVAGGLNKSVLANEPIDNESDSSISSADKSGYESDPSLKDKEIKTNNNSDWRVLSGNHREVDLFRLLVNSVREKGQLDEGYEEAEELVSSPEDQFQEQGNEDLRKYDDDGLLIIRPPPLIEKFGMLEPPSPPEISESELELQMLWEELAFCSKSNDVSNELPSNMEEILIDETPAAQCKKGNHNLFLDLEVGLKCMNCGFVEREIRSMDESEWGEKITRERRRCDRFDEEENSNILGRLGFEGPNTNSLHEDCVSSEGTVWDKIPGVKSQMYPHQQEGFEFIWRNLAGTIMLNELKEFENSEETGGCIMSHAPGTGKTRLTIIFLQAYLACFPDCKPVIIAPASLLLTWAEEFKKWNISIPFHNLSSLEFTGKENSAALGLLMKKNATARTKNEIRMVKIYSWIKAKSILGISYNLYEKLAGVKDEDKKTKMVREVKPDKELDDIREILMGRPGLLVLDEAHTPRNQRSCIWKTLSKVETQKRILLSGTPFQNNFQELCNVLGLARPKYLEKLTSTLKKSGMTVTKRGKRALGNEINNRGIEELKAVMLPFVHVHKGSILQRSLPGLRECVVVLNPPELQKRVLESIEVTHNRKTKNVFETEHKLSLVSVHPSLVSRCKLSEKERLSIDETLLAQLKKVRLDPKQSVKTRFLMEFVELCEVIKEKVLVFSQYIDPLKLIMKHLVSRFNWNPGEEVLYMHGKLEQKQRQTLINEFNDPKSKAKVFLASTKACSEGISLVGASRVILLDVVWNPAVERQAISRAYRIGQQRIVYTYHLVAKGTPEGPKYCKQAQKDRISELVFACSSRPDKGKEKIAEAVTEDKVLDTMVQRSKLGDMFDNLIIQPKEADLVEGFNILMP; encoded by the exons AAGACGGAGGTAGAAGCTCCTGTGATATCTCCTCCAAAGAAACGAAGGCCGAGAAGAATAAAAGACCCCGATTCTGACGTTGAGGACATCACACCTACTTACCACAACAGTGTTCCTCCTCCTGTTCAAGAAAATGACAGGTACTCTGCTGGTTTAAGGGCTGGGTCTGTTCAGAACAACTCTGTGAAGGAGAGTTTCTCTAGGATTATTAGGGATCTGAATGTGGAGAAATCAGGTCCTAGCTCCTCTAGGTTCAGAGATGGGTCTGAACAGCACACGTCTGTGAAAGAGACTTCTTTTAGGGTTAGTGATTTGGATGTGGGGAAGAACTCAGTTCCTAGCTCTTTTGGGTTCAGAGATGTGTCTGAACAGAACACATGTGTAAAGGAGAAGTGTTCCCCTGAGATTGGAGATTTGAATGTGGAGAAATCAGGTCCGAGCTCCTCTAAGCTAAGAGATTTGTCTGAACCGAACACATGTGTGAAGGAGAAGTGTTCCCCTGAGATTGGAGATATGGATGCGGAGAAATCAGGTCCGAGCTCCCCTAAGTTAAGAGATGTGTCTGAACAGAACACATGTGTGAAGGAGAAGTGTTCCCCTGAGACTGGAGATTTGGATGTGGAGAAATCAGGTTCGAGCTCCTCTAAACTAAGAGATGTGTCTGAACAGAACACATGTGTGAAGGAGAAGTGTTCCCCTGAGATTGGAGATTTGGATGTGGAGAAATCAGGTCCGAGCTCCTCCAAGTTAAGAGATGTGTCTGAACAGCACACATGTGTGAATGAGAAGTTTTCTCCTGAGATTACAAATTTGGATGTTGGAATATCAGTTCCGAGCTCTTCTAAGTTAAGAGAGGTGTCTGAACGGAACAAATATGTGATGGATATGTGTTCCCCTGAGGCTAGAGGTTTGGTTGTTGTAAAACCAGTCCCTGCTGAAATAGAGATTCTTTCAGATTCTGAGTCTGAAATTGGAGCCAGAGCTTCAGCCAGGAAGAAGCTTTTTGAGGACACTAGCAGAATCGTAGAATCTCTCAGTGATGGTAATAGCACAAGTGAAACTgagggagatgaagaagaaaatgcaGAGAGTCCAGACAATAACACCAAAGATGATATAACAGTCCACTCCCTGTCTTCGGAggatccatcttcttcatcatcatcatcatcatcatcatcatcatcatcatcatcgtcctcatcttcatcttcatcttcttcctcgagTGACGGTGAATTCAATTTAAAGGAGGTGGTTAGAGATAatacagatgatgatgatttcttaAAGGTCAGTTTACCAGTCAGGAATGTCTCTATAGCGGAAAGGAAGCCTTTGGTAAGGTATAAGAGGTCTGGTACTGGCTTAACCAAGCCTAGAAAAGAGGACAAGAAGATTCGGAGATTAAACcatcgagaagaagaaaaagaagaagaacgagaTGAAGTAGTTGAAGTAGTAATAAAGCAGCCAAGCAACCCGGTGTTCACTTGTACTCACTGTGGCAAAGAGAACACAGGAGTCCTTGAATCTCCCAGCTCTTTCATGAGACCACTTGCATTAAGAGATGAAATTGAGGATGTGAAATACTTTGCTTCTACTATTGCATCAAAGTATGAAGATTCTATTTTCATTAACTCTGGGAAATCACCTGAAAAACCATCCAGACCTGAGTTGGAGAATCCAGAGACGGGAAAAGAAGTGAAAACACTTGAGAATCCATCCACATCCAGGCCTGAAGTTTTCACTTCAGAGAAAGCTAAAGAGGTACAAGCACGTGAAAGGTCATCTACTTACAGACCTGAAATTCTCAGTCCTGAAGTTTTCACTTCAGAGAAAGCTAAAGAGGTACAAGCACGTGAAAGGTCATCTACTTACAGACCTGAAATTCTCAGCTCAGTAAAAGCAAAAGAGGTGGTGCAAGCACTTGAAAAGCCATCAAGACCTGAAATCCAGAATTTAGAGAAAGCAAAAGAGGTCCAAGCCATCAACAGGTTGGGGTCGGTGATACCTGCAGTTGCAGTTGCAGGGGGATTAAATAAGTCTGTTTTGGCTAATGAACCAATTGATAATGAGTCTGATTCTTCTATCAGCTCTGCAGATAAATCTGGATATGAATCTGATCCTTCTCTAAAAGACAAAGAAATCAAGACTAATAACAACTCGGATTGGAGAGTGCTAAGTGGAAACCATAGAGAAGTTGATCTCTTCAGGCTGCTTGTGAACTCTGTTAGGGAGAAAGGTCAACTAGACGAAGGAtatgaagaagcagaagaacTAGTTTCTTCACCTGAAGACCAGtttcaagaacaaggaaatgAAGATCTACgaaaatatgatgatgatggactTCTAATCATTAGGCCACCACCATTGATAGAGAAATTTGGTATGCTGGAACCTCCATCACCACCTGAGATTTCTGAGTCAGAATTAGAGTTACAGATGCTGTGGGAAGAACTAGCATTTTGCAGTAAATCTAACGACGTCAGCAACGAGCTTCCTTCAAAT ATGGAAGAAATATTAATTGATGAAACTCCAGCAGCACAATGTAAAAAAGGGAATCACAATCTGTTTCTTGATCTGGAGGTTGGTTTGAAGTGTATGAACTGCGGCTTTGTGGAGAGAGAAATCCGAAGCATGGATGAATCTGAGTGG GGAGAGAAGATCACAAGGGAAAGGAGAAGATGTGATAGATTTGACGAGGAAGAAAATAGCAACATCCTTGGGAGACTTGGGTTTGAAGGTCCTAACACGAACAGCTTACATGAGGATTGTGTTTCTTCTGAAGGAACCGTTTGGGATAAGATCCCAGGGGTCAAATCTCAAATGTATCCTCACCAGCAAGAGGGTTTTGAGTTTATTTGGAGGAACTTAGCTGGTACAATCATGTTGAACGAGCTCAAGGAATTTGAGAATAGCGAAGAAACCGGAGGATGCATCATGTCACACGCTCCCGGGACAGGAAAAACTCGCCTGACCATCATTTTCCTGCAAGCCTACCTAGCATGCTTCCCAGATTGCAAACCAGTGATCATTGCTCCTGCAAGCTTGCTTCTCACGTGGGCAGAGGAGTTTAAGAAATGGAACATAAGCATTCCCTTTCATAATCTCAGCAGTTTGGAATTTACTGGAAAAGAGAACTCTGCGGCGCTGGGacttttgatgaagaagaatgcCACTGCTAGAACCAAAAATGAGATAAGGATGGTGAAAATATACTCTTGGATAAAAGCAAAGAGTATACTCGGGATCAGCTACAACCTCTATGAGAAGCTTGCAGGAGTTAAAGACGAGGACAAAAAGACAAAGATGGTGAGAGAAGTGAAACCAGACAAAGAATTAGATGATATCAGAGAGATACTTATGGGAAGGCCTGGACTGCTGGTTCTTGATGAGGCGCACACGCCTAGAAACCAGAGAAGTTGTATCTGGAAAACACTATCTAAAGTGGAAACACAGAAACGTATCTTGCTTTCTGGAACTCCTTTCCAGAACAACTTCCAGGAGCTGTGCAATGTTCTGGGACTCGCAAGACCTAAATATCTGGAGAAGCTCACATCCACACTCAAGAAGAGTGGGATGACTGTAactaaaagaggaaaaagagctTTGGGGAACGAAATCAACAACCGTGGGATCGAAGAGTTGAAGGCTGTTATGCTTCCATTTGTGCATGTCCATAAAGGAAGCATTCTTCAAAGGAGCCTCCCTGGTTTGAGAGAATGCGTTGTGGTGTTAAACCCACCTGAGCTGCAGAAGAGAGTCCTAGAATCCATTGAAGTCACTCACAACCGGAAAACAAAAAACGTGTTTGAAACAGAACACAAGCTGTCTCTGGTCTCAGTCCATCCTTCTCTAGTCTCTCGCTGCAAACTCTCTGAGAAGGAACGTTTGTCCATCGACGAGACTTTGCTTGCACAGCTTAAGAAGGTAAGACTCGATCCAAAGCAAAGTGTGAAAACGAGATTCCTCATGGAGTTCGTTGAGTTATGCGAGGTGATAAAGGAGAAAGTGTTGGTCTTCAGCCAATACATAGACCCATTGAAACTGATCATGAAACATCTGGTCTCTCGTTTCAACTGGAACCCAGGGGAGGAAGTGTTGTACATGCATGGCAAGCTCGAGCAGAAACAGCGACAAACCTTGATCAACGAATTCAATGATCCAAAATCCAAGGCAAAAGTGTTCTTAGCTTCAACAAAAGCCTGCTCTGAAGGGATCAGTCTTGTAGGAGCGTCAAGGGTGATTCTTTTGGATGTTGTGTGGAATCCGGCAGTCGAAAGACAAGCTATAAGCCGTGCTTACAGAATCGGTCAGCAGAGAATTGTTTACACATATCACTTGGTTGCAAAAGGAACTCCTGAGGGGCCAAAGTACTGCAAGCAAGCACAGAAGGATAGAATCTCAGAGCTAGTGTTTGCATGCTCGTCCAGACCTGACAAAGGAAAGGAGAAGATCGCTGAAGCTGTGACAGAGGATAAAGTGTTGGATACTATGGTGCAGCGTTCGAAGCTTGGGGATATGTTTGACAACCTTATAATCCAACCGAAGGAAGCAGATTTGGTTGAAGGTTTCAACATACTTATGCCATGA